The following is a genomic window from Devosia neptuniae.
TCGAAGAAGCGGAAGCTGAGCTTTTGCAGGTGATCGAACACCTGGCGGCGCATGTCGGTCTCGATGCTGATGCCCAGCATGTGGCCGAAATAATTGACCACGCCCATAAGCACCGCATTGAAAATATAGATGGCCAGCAGCGCGGCTCCGGCAATCAGAATGAAGCCGAATTCGGAGCGGGGCAGCAATTGATCGATGAAATAGGCCACCGCCATGGGGAAGGCCAGCTCGAGCAGGCCCGCGACAATGGCGCAGCCGAAATCCAGCGCGAACAGGCCCTTATAGGGGGCGTAATAGGAAAAAAAGCGAGCCAGCATCGATCAGGTCAATTCAGTCCGGCGGTTCAGCCGTGGCCGACAGGCGCCAGCATGCGCAAGTCGAACGGGTCCGCCTCATCGGCAATGCTGGCATTTGCCGCAATTGCCTGCTGCAGCGCAACTATATCGAGCACATTGCAGGGCTCCCAGCCGCAGGGGCAGCCGTCGGGATCAAGATGGGCATCGGCGACTTCGCGATAAATCGAACCAATAGCGGCAGCCAGGTATTCGAGCGCATCGAGGGGTGACAGACGGGTCGAAGCCAGCGTGCCGGAATAGGATGCCATCAGCGCCGCGCGGATGGCGGTGAAGGTGGCATCGGGCTTTTCGGAATTGTGTGGCATAGGACCCTCGCGAGTTCGACGGCAGCATTTTGCGCTGCCGCCGGTCCTTTAGCCTGTTTTCCGCGATAAAGTCGAGTGCGTTTGTCAGCTTTATGTCGGGCTATGTCGGGCCAGTGCCTTGATCACCTGCTTGGCGGTGACGCGGCCGATCTGGTGGCCGGCGTCGTCCAGCACGCCGACCCATTCATGCTCGGCGAAGAGGGGCAGCACATCTTCGCAGCGGGCGTTCATCGGGACCGAGTATTCGCAGGGCTCGACGTCGCCACGTTGCATGATGGAGCGGACATGGATGGCGCGGGCCTTGTTCACTTCGCGGACGAATTCCTCGATATGGGCGTTGGCGGGCTTGAGGACAATTTCCTCAGGTTTTCCAACCTGTTGCACCGCGCCATCTTTCAAAACGGCGATGCGATTGCCGATTTTGAGGGCTTCGTCGAAGTCGTGGGTGATGAACAGGATAGTCTTGTTGAGGCTCTGTTGCAGCTCGATCAACTGGTCCTGCATGCCCGAGCGGATCAGGGGATCGAGGGCTGAAAAGGCCTCGTCCATCAGGATGATATCGGTGTCCATGGCCAGCGCCCGGGCGAGGCCGACGCGTTGTTGCTGGCCGCCGGAGAGCTGGCGGGTGCGGCTGTTTTCG
Proteins encoded in this region:
- a CDS encoding quaternary amine ABC transporter ATP-binding protein, with the translated sequence MNAMTSMQTETTTDLAIAMRGVTKIFGSDPQAALALLQSGKSKAEVQAQTDHVVGLDNVSLDIERGQIFVVMGLSGSGKSTLIRHVNRLIEPTAGEIVVEGNSVLALSLDELRKYRRTKVAMVFQKFGLLPHRSVIDNVAYGLEVRGVGREERLEKAAKWIDTVGLSGYENSRTRQLSGGQQQRVGLARALAMDTDIILMDEAFSALDPLIRSGMQDQLIELQQSLNKTILFITHDFDEALKIGNRIAVLKDGAVQQVGKPEEIVLKPANAHIEEFVREVNKARAIHVRSIMQRGDVEPCEYSVPMNARCEDVLPLFAEHEWVGVLDDAGHQIGRVTAKQVIKALARHSPT